Proteins encoded in a region of the Phalacrocorax carbo chromosome 15, bPhaCar2.1, whole genome shotgun sequence genome:
- the TOP3B gene encoding DNA topoisomerase 3-beta-1 isoform X1: MKTVLMVAEKPSLAQSIAKILSRGNMSSRKGLNGACSVHEYTGSFVGQSAHFKMTSVCGHVMTLDFIGKYNSWDKVDPAELFSKAPTEKKEANPKLTMVKFLQVEGRGCDCIVLWLDCDKEGENICFEVLDAVLPVMNKPRSTERTIYRAKFSSITDTDICNAMNHLGEPNRNEALSVDARQELDLRIGCAFTRFQTKYFQGKYGNLDSSLISFGPCQTPTLGFCVERHDKIQSFKPETYWVLQAKVSPEKESSLTLDWDRVRVFDREIAQMFLNITKMAKEAKVESVSKKEKVKQRPLALNTVEMLRVASAALGMGPQHAMQIAERLYTQGYISYPRTETTHYPENFDLKGCLRQQANNPYWAETVKALLSEGINRPRKGHDAGDHPPITPMRAATEAELGGDGWRLYEYISRHFIATVSADCKYLQTTISFSIGPERFTCIGKVVTSPGFTEIMPWHSIPLEESLPHCEKGDLFPIGEIKLLEKQTSPPDYLTEAELITLMEKHGIGTDASIPVHINNICQRNYVTVESGRRLKPTNLGIVLVHGYYKIDAELVLPTIRSAVEKQLNLIALGKANYHQVLEHTLDIFKRKFHYFVDSIAGMDELMEVSFSPLAATGKPLSRCGKCHRFMKYIQAKPSRLHCSHCDDTYSLPQNGTIKLYKELRCPLDDFELVLWSSGSRGKSYPLCPYCYNHPPFRDMKKGMGCNECTHPTCQHSLSMLGIGQCVECENGVLVLDSTSGPKWKMACNKCNVIVHFFENAHKVRVSPETCDLCDAALVDVDFNKAKSPLPGDETQHSGCVFCDPVFQDLVELKHAAMRHPMHRGGQGKRQGRGRGKGRRPGGRLNPKKPKDKMAALAAYFV; the protein is encoded by the exons ATGAAGACCGTTCTGATGGTGGCGGAGAAGCCTTCTCTGGCGCAGTCCATCGCCAAGATCCTCTCGAGAG GCAACATGTCATCTCGGAAGGGGCTGAACGGTGCCTGCTCTGTGCATGAGTACACTGGATCATTCGTAGGACAGAGTGCCCATTTCAAGATGACATCTGTCTGCGGTCATGtcatgactttggatttcatag gaaaatataacAGCTGGGACAAAGTGGATCCAGCAGAACTTTTTAGCAAAGCtcccacagaaaagaaagaagctaaTCCCAAACTGACCATGGTGAAGTTTTTACAG GTGGAAGGAAGAGGCTGTGATTGCATTGTCCTGTGGTTGGATTGTGAtaaggaaggagaaaacatctgttttgaa GTTCTCGATGCTGTTCTTCCTGTAATGAACAAACCTCGTAGCACTGAAAGGACGATCTATAGAGCTAAATTCAGTTCTATTACTGACACAGACATCTGCAATGCCATGAATCACTTGGGAGAACCCAATCGCAATGAAGCTCTTTCCGTGGATGCCCGCCAGGAGCTGGATCTCAGAATTGGCTGTGCATTTACAAG GTTTCAGACTAAATATTTTCAGGGGAAATACGGGAATTTAGACAGCTCCCTCATCTCCTTTGGGCCGTGTCAGACCCCAACACTTGGATTCTGTGTTGAAAGGCATGACAAAATCCAGTCATTTAAGCCTGAGACTTACTGGGTGTTGCAAGCTAAA GTGAGCCCTGAAAAAGAAAGTTCTCTCACTTTGGACTGGGATAGAGTGAGGGTCTTTGACCGTGAAATTGCTCAGATGTTCCTGAATATAACAAAGATGGCAAAAGAAGCAAAG GTAGAATCTGTGAGTAAAAAAGAGAAGGTGAAGCAGAGACCACTGGCTCTGAACACGGTAGAAATGCTACGAGTGGCCAGTGCTGCTTTAG GAATGGGTCCACAACATGCCATGCAAATAGCAGAGCGTCTTTATACTCAGGGTTATATTAGCTACCCTCGAACAGAAACTACCCATTATCCAGAAAACTTTGACTTGAAAGGATGTTTGAGACAACAAGCCAATAATCCTTACTGGGCAGAAACT GTAAAAGCATTGCTGTCAGAAGGCATTAATCGTCCAAGGAAAGGCCATGATGCAGGAGACCATCCTCCCATCACGCCAATGAGAGCTGCAACGGAGGCAGAATTGG GTGGAGATGGATGGCGACTATATGAGTACATATCAAGGCATTTCATCGCCACTGTCAGCGCTGATTGCAAGTATCTACAAACCACCATTTCTTTCAGTATTGGCCCTGAACGTTTTACCTGTATCGGAAAAGTGGTAACTTCACCAG GGTTCACAGAAATTATGCCGTGGCACAGCATCCCGTTGGAAGAGAGCCTTCCCCACTGTGAGAAAGGAGATCTTTTTCCGATTGGTGAAATaaaactgctggaaaagcaaaccaGTCCTCCTGATTACCTGACGGAAGCAGAACTTATCACTCTGATGGAAAAGCATGGCATTG GAACTGATGCAAGCATTCCAGTCCACATTAACAACATTTGCCAGCGAAACTACGTCACCGTGGAGAGTGGTCGGAGACTGAAGCCTACAAACCTTGGCATTGTTCTGGTCCATGGTTATTACAAAATAG ATGCAGAATTGGTTCTTCCTACGATCCGCAGTGCCGTAGAGAAGCAACTCAACTTAATAGCTCTGGGTAAAGCGAATTATCATCAGGTCCTGGAGCACACCCttgacattttcaaaaggaaatttcaCTATTTCGTGGATTCTATTGCAG GTATGGATGAGTTGATGGAAGTGTCTTTTTCACCCTTAGCTGCCACGGGTAAACCTCTTTCCCGCTGCGGTAAATGCCATCGTTTTATGAAGTATATTCAG GCCAAACCGAGTCGTCTGCACTGCTCTCATTGTGATGACACCTACAGCCTCCCACAGAATGGTACCATTAAACTCTACAAAGAGTTGCGTTGCCCCCTAGATGACTTTGAGCTGGTGCTGTGGTCATCTGGATCCAGAGGAAAGAGCTACCCACTCTGTCCATACTGTTACAACCATCCTCCCTTCAGGGACATGAAAAAAG GAATGGGCTGTAACGAATGCACCCACCCCACGTGCCAGCATTCCCTTAGCATGCTTGGAATTGGGCAGTGCGTTGAATGTGAGAATGGGGTTCTGGTGCTGGACTCGACGTCCGGCCCCAAGTGGAAGATGGCATGCAACAAATGCAACGTGATTGTGCACTTCTTTGAGAATGCCCACAAAGTTCGAGTGTCGCCGGAGACCTGTGACTTGTGTGATGCAGCCCTTGTGGACGTAGATTTTAACAAAGCCAAATCCCCTCTGCCTGGTGATGAGACCCAGCATTCAGGCTGCGTGTTCTGTGATCCTGTGTTTCAAGATCTGGTGGAGCTGAAACATGCAGCCATGAGGCACCCCATGCACCGTGGCGGACAAGGAAAAAGGCAAGGCCGGGGAAGAGGTAAAGGCCGGAGGCCTGGAGGAAGACTCAATCCAAAGAAACCCAAGGACAAAATGGCAGCTCTGGCTGCTTACTTTGTATAA
- the TOP3B gene encoding DNA topoisomerase 3-beta-1 isoform X2, translating to MKIFAYSGETNFTAEEPGNMSSRKGLNGACSVHEYTGSFVGQSAHFKMTSVCGHVMTLDFIGKYNSWDKVDPAELFSKAPTEKKEANPKLTMVKFLQVEGRGCDCIVLWLDCDKEGENICFEVLDAVLPVMNKPRSTERTIYRAKFSSITDTDICNAMNHLGEPNRNEALSVDARQELDLRIGCAFTRFQTKYFQGKYGNLDSSLISFGPCQTPTLGFCVERHDKIQSFKPETYWVLQAKVSPEKESSLTLDWDRVRVFDREIAQMFLNITKMAKEAKVESVSKKEKVKQRPLALNTVEMLRVASAALGMGPQHAMQIAERLYTQGYISYPRTETTHYPENFDLKGCLRQQANNPYWAETVKALLSEGINRPRKGHDAGDHPPITPMRAATEAELGGDGWRLYEYISRHFIATVSADCKYLQTTISFSIGPERFTCIGKVVTSPGFTEIMPWHSIPLEESLPHCEKGDLFPIGEIKLLEKQTSPPDYLTEAELITLMEKHGIGTDASIPVHINNICQRNYVTVESGRRLKPTNLGIVLVHGYYKIDAELVLPTIRSAVEKQLNLIALGKANYHQVLEHTLDIFKRKFHYFVDSIAGMDELMEVSFSPLAATGKPLSRCGKCHRFMKYIQAKPSRLHCSHCDDTYSLPQNGTIKLYKELRCPLDDFELVLWSSGSRGKSYPLCPYCYNHPPFRDMKKGMGCNECTHPTCQHSLSMLGIGQCVECENGVLVLDSTSGPKWKMACNKCNVIVHFFENAHKVRVSPETCDLCDAALVDVDFNKAKSPLPGDETQHSGCVFCDPVFQDLVELKHAAMRHPMHRGGQGKRQGRGRGKGRRPGGRLNPKKPKDKMAALAAYFV from the exons GCAACATGTCATCTCGGAAGGGGCTGAACGGTGCCTGCTCTGTGCATGAGTACACTGGATCATTCGTAGGACAGAGTGCCCATTTCAAGATGACATCTGTCTGCGGTCATGtcatgactttggatttcatag gaaaatataacAGCTGGGACAAAGTGGATCCAGCAGAACTTTTTAGCAAAGCtcccacagaaaagaaagaagctaaTCCCAAACTGACCATGGTGAAGTTTTTACAG GTGGAAGGAAGAGGCTGTGATTGCATTGTCCTGTGGTTGGATTGTGAtaaggaaggagaaaacatctgttttgaa GTTCTCGATGCTGTTCTTCCTGTAATGAACAAACCTCGTAGCACTGAAAGGACGATCTATAGAGCTAAATTCAGTTCTATTACTGACACAGACATCTGCAATGCCATGAATCACTTGGGAGAACCCAATCGCAATGAAGCTCTTTCCGTGGATGCCCGCCAGGAGCTGGATCTCAGAATTGGCTGTGCATTTACAAG GTTTCAGACTAAATATTTTCAGGGGAAATACGGGAATTTAGACAGCTCCCTCATCTCCTTTGGGCCGTGTCAGACCCCAACACTTGGATTCTGTGTTGAAAGGCATGACAAAATCCAGTCATTTAAGCCTGAGACTTACTGGGTGTTGCAAGCTAAA GTGAGCCCTGAAAAAGAAAGTTCTCTCACTTTGGACTGGGATAGAGTGAGGGTCTTTGACCGTGAAATTGCTCAGATGTTCCTGAATATAACAAAGATGGCAAAAGAAGCAAAG GTAGAATCTGTGAGTAAAAAAGAGAAGGTGAAGCAGAGACCACTGGCTCTGAACACGGTAGAAATGCTACGAGTGGCCAGTGCTGCTTTAG GAATGGGTCCACAACATGCCATGCAAATAGCAGAGCGTCTTTATACTCAGGGTTATATTAGCTACCCTCGAACAGAAACTACCCATTATCCAGAAAACTTTGACTTGAAAGGATGTTTGAGACAACAAGCCAATAATCCTTACTGGGCAGAAACT GTAAAAGCATTGCTGTCAGAAGGCATTAATCGTCCAAGGAAAGGCCATGATGCAGGAGACCATCCTCCCATCACGCCAATGAGAGCTGCAACGGAGGCAGAATTGG GTGGAGATGGATGGCGACTATATGAGTACATATCAAGGCATTTCATCGCCACTGTCAGCGCTGATTGCAAGTATCTACAAACCACCATTTCTTTCAGTATTGGCCCTGAACGTTTTACCTGTATCGGAAAAGTGGTAACTTCACCAG GGTTCACAGAAATTATGCCGTGGCACAGCATCCCGTTGGAAGAGAGCCTTCCCCACTGTGAGAAAGGAGATCTTTTTCCGATTGGTGAAATaaaactgctggaaaagcaaaccaGTCCTCCTGATTACCTGACGGAAGCAGAACTTATCACTCTGATGGAAAAGCATGGCATTG GAACTGATGCAAGCATTCCAGTCCACATTAACAACATTTGCCAGCGAAACTACGTCACCGTGGAGAGTGGTCGGAGACTGAAGCCTACAAACCTTGGCATTGTTCTGGTCCATGGTTATTACAAAATAG ATGCAGAATTGGTTCTTCCTACGATCCGCAGTGCCGTAGAGAAGCAACTCAACTTAATAGCTCTGGGTAAAGCGAATTATCATCAGGTCCTGGAGCACACCCttgacattttcaaaaggaaatttcaCTATTTCGTGGATTCTATTGCAG GTATGGATGAGTTGATGGAAGTGTCTTTTTCACCCTTAGCTGCCACGGGTAAACCTCTTTCCCGCTGCGGTAAATGCCATCGTTTTATGAAGTATATTCAG GCCAAACCGAGTCGTCTGCACTGCTCTCATTGTGATGACACCTACAGCCTCCCACAGAATGGTACCATTAAACTCTACAAAGAGTTGCGTTGCCCCCTAGATGACTTTGAGCTGGTGCTGTGGTCATCTGGATCCAGAGGAAAGAGCTACCCACTCTGTCCATACTGTTACAACCATCCTCCCTTCAGGGACATGAAAAAAG GAATGGGCTGTAACGAATGCACCCACCCCACGTGCCAGCATTCCCTTAGCATGCTTGGAATTGGGCAGTGCGTTGAATGTGAGAATGGGGTTCTGGTGCTGGACTCGACGTCCGGCCCCAAGTGGAAGATGGCATGCAACAAATGCAACGTGATTGTGCACTTCTTTGAGAATGCCCACAAAGTTCGAGTGTCGCCGGAGACCTGTGACTTGTGTGATGCAGCCCTTGTGGACGTAGATTTTAACAAAGCCAAATCCCCTCTGCCTGGTGATGAGACCCAGCATTCAGGCTGCGTGTTCTGTGATCCTGTGTTTCAAGATCTGGTGGAGCTGAAACATGCAGCCATGAGGCACCCCATGCACCGTGGCGGACAAGGAAAAAGGCAAGGCCGGGGAAGAGGTAAAGGCCGGAGGCCTGGAGGAAGACTCAATCCAAAGAAACCCAAGGACAAAATGGCAGCTCTGGCTGCTTACTTTGTATAA